The nucleotide sequence ACCTCGCGGCCATCGAAGCACCCGATCCGGCGACCCTGGCGGCGGCACCGCGAGCCGTCTTCGAGGTCTTGGCGGAGAGCGGTGCCTGCTTCTTCTCGGACCTGGTCCTGAAAACCGGCCTGCTCGCCACCCACACCGAGGAAGCCCTCGCCGAGCTCGCCGCCCGCGGTCTGGTCACCTCGGACAGCTTCGCCGGCCTGCGGGCCCTCCTGGTGCCGCCATCGAAGCGACCGACACCCCAGTGGCGCGGCGGCCGCAGCCGCGGTCCCCGCTCGCCGGTTCAAAGCTCCCTCGAGAGCGCCGGGCGCTGGTCCCTACTGACGGCGCCGCCGGCGCGCGAGCCGGCGGAGACCGTCGCCGGCACCCTGTTGCGCCGCTATGGCGTCGTCTTTCGCGCTCTCCTCGGTCGCGAAGAGCGCACCGTGCCCTGGCGCGAGCTGCTCTACTGCCTGCGCCGCTGGGAAGCCCGCGGCGAGATTCGCGGCGGGCGTTTCGTCAGCGGATTCTCGGGGGAGCAGTTCGCCCTGCCGGAGGCCGTGGCGGCGTTGCGGCGAGCTCGCCGCAACCCACAAGGGCGCCTCTCCCTGAGCGCCGCCGACCCCCTCAACCTGGCCGGCATCATCACTCCGGGAGCGCGCCTGCCGGCCCTCACCGGCAACCGCCTGCTGCTCGAAGACGGCCTGCCGCAGGCCTTCTTCGAAAGCGGCACGACCCGCTTCCTCGGCGATGCCCCCAGCGACCCGGTGGAGCGCAGCCAAGCCGAGCGCCTGCTGCGGCGCCTACCGGTGCCCTCCTCCTGGACCACCCTGACGGGCCCCCCGACCGGCCAGCCGTCATGAGTCGAACCACCTCGGCGCCACCACCGCGTCCCGGCGCGGTCGAGGAGTACTTCGCCAGCCGGATGTTTCGCTGGCTCGCCCCACCGGTCCCCCGTCGCGGCCTGCCGGATCCCCCCGAGGGGCTCGCCCCCTGGCGCCATCTCAGCCTCGAGCGGCGCCGCGGCGGCAGCCTGTCGGCGACCTGGTACCCGCCAGTGGGAACCTTCCGCGGCGTCGTGCTGATGGTGCCGCCCTGGCTCGAATGGGGACGTTCCTACTTCCACCGCCGGGGACGGATTCAGGCCCTGCGGGGCGCCGGCTACAGCGTCCTGGCCATGGACCTCTCCGGCTTCGGTGGCAGCAAGCGGCACCACTCGCTCTACGACCGCGACGTCGAAGACGGCCTGCGCGCCGTTCGACAGCTGGTGACGCAGGGCCCTCTCCACGTCTGGGGCGTCAGCTCCGGCGGCTACTGGTCCCACGCCGCCCTCTCCCGCACCCACGCCGCCAGCGGCGCCTTCTTCGAGGACGTCTCGCCCCATCTGATCGAGTGGTCCGAGCGCATGGTGGCGCGAGGCAAGCCCTTCTACCGCTTCTTCCGGTCGGCCCTGCGA is from Acidobacteriota bacterium and encodes:
- a CDS encoding alpha/beta fold hydrolase, encoding MSRTTSAPPPRPGAVEEYFASRMFRWLAPPVPRRGLPDPPEGLAPWRHLSLERRRGGSLSATWYPPVGTFRGVVLMVPPWLEWGRSYFHRRGRIQALRGAGYSVLAMDLSGFGGSKRHHSLYDRDVEDGLRAVRQLVTQGPLHVWGVSSGGYWSHAALSRTHAASGAFFEDVSPHLIEWSERMVARGKPFYRFFRSALRRSYGFLDIRRHAPHLGVGAVAYVGGQRDRGIPPQDTQSLAEAADGEHLLVPQAGHLAAIKLANQEILDLALATFARAEKGKD